GGCCATGGCAGCTTATTGCGAACATCATAGCTATTCTGGATTTGCCAACTTCTATCTTCAACAGGCTGAAGAAGAACGTTTTCACGCTATGAAGCTATATGACTATTTAAATGATCGTGGCATTCAAGTTAAAATCGTCGGGACAAAAAGCCCAAAGACAGACTTCAATTCGATATTAGATACGTTTGAAACGTCCTTAAAACAGGAAAAAGGCGTCACGAAAAACTTCTATGATTTAACAGACTTAGCTTGGGCAGAAAAAGAACACGCTACCATCTCCTTCTTAAACTGGTTCTTGGATGAACAAGTTG
This sequence is a window from Lentibacillus sp. JNUCC-1. Protein-coding genes within it:
- a CDS encoding ferritin, whose product is MISEKLGNALNDQVNNELDAAQAYLAMAAYCEHHSYSGFANFYLQQAEEERFHAMKLYDYLNDRGIQVKIVGTKSPKTDFNSILDTFETSLKQEKGVTKNFYDLTDLAWAEKEHATISFLNWFLDEQVEEEAMFETHIDYLNRISEDQNALFLYEKELGERKFSPEND